Proteins co-encoded in one Candida albicans SC5314 chromosome 3, complete sequence genomic window:
- a CDS encoding GTPase-activating protein (Putative geranylgeranyltransferase regulatory component): MNFARTERRKSMAERRPSTVYTPPVIPHLAGLEKPQDQYLKMDNCDVLIIGTGLQESILAAALSWQGTQVLHIDSNTYYGDSCSTLTIEQLKKWCGDVNSGKIHQFQDAQIYIPGGKQSNQYTSKDYGIDLTPKIMFCQSDLLSLLIKSRVYRYLEFQSLSNFHVFENDDFQQKVNATTKQDIFTDKSLSLMTKRYLMKFLKFLLLDPDYKQRVKPYADTPIQVFLQQEFKLEEPQINELVYSIGLSYKEQTSTKQALIRMKRFLSSFDVYGKFPCMVSKFGGPGELSQGFCRSAAVAGTTYKLNTNLTDFDPISKIAHFNDGSHIKINEKIIISPTQLPKFLQSSYNKVVENLQPYYVTRLVTVVRRDCKEWMSGNESSAIVVFPPHSLPTDNQHSVQVIIQNGNSGVCPDGQAIWFSSTVEQDLSRAKVDLESAFEKMETSLLRESSEEIVNDILGDNNNNNNNDFVMNAQGTTTPVLVNSFKLGSSLINFVPKDKLEIVCKLGYVEKTFINPDLSNIFKPTKTNNIVYKDVEDANNEIIFTNMPSSELSYDGIITDVKSIYQRITGTTDDFFDVDFEDEEDEYDRNNQPVVQPKRSSVVGGIVGGGSITSLTALREQHNENNHSDNAIDSDEDEDEDINDMNDMNDNEEEDDHGRGPEPFGADEMEL; encoded by the coding sequence ATGAATTTTGCTAGAACTGAAAGACGTAAATCAATGGCTGAACGTAGACCAAGTACTGTCTATACTCCACCGGTAATCCCACATTTAGCAGGATTAGAAAAACCTCAAGatcaatatttaaaaatgGATAATTGTGATGTATTAATTATTGGTACTGGATTACAAGAAAGCATTTTGGCAGCAGCATTATCTTGGCAAGGAACTCAAGTATTACATATTGATAGTAACACATATTATGGAGATTCTTGTTCCACTTTAACgattgaacaattgaagaaatggTGTGGTGATGTTAATTCAGGGAAAATCcatcaatttcaagatGCTCAGATTTATATTCCTGGTGGTAAACAAAGTAATCAATATACTTCAAAAGATTATGGAATTGATTTAACCCCTAAAATTATGTTTTGTCAAAgtgatttattatcattacttATTAAATCACGAGTTTATCGATATTTAGAATTTCAaagtttatcaaatttccatgtttttgaaaatgatgatttcCAACAAAAAGTTAATGCTACCACCAAACAAGATATCTTCACggataaatcattatcattaatgaCTAAAAGatatttaatgaaatttttgaaatttttattattggatCCTGATTATAAACAACGAGTTAAACCTTATGCTGATACTCCAATACAAGtttttttacaacaagAATTTAAATTAGAAGAGCCgcaaattaatgaattggtTTATTCTATTGGATTAAGTTATAAAGAACAAACATCGACTAAACAAGCATTAATTAGAATGAAAAGATTTTTAAGTTCATTTGATGTTTATGGTAAATTTCCTTGTATGGTGTCGAAATTCGGTGGTCCTGGTGAATTACTGCAAGGTTTTTGTCGAAGCGCTGCTGTTGCTGGTACAACATATAAATTAAACACCAATTTAACCGATTTTGATCCAATTTCTAAAATTGCTCATTTTAATGATGGTTCAcatattaaaattaatgaaaaaattataatttctCCGACTCAATTAccaaaatttttacaaaGTTCTTATAATAAAGTGGTGGAAAATTTACAACCTTATTATGTCACAAGATTAGTCACAGTTGTTCGTCGTGATTGTAAAGAATGGATGTCAGGTAATGAATCACTGGCTATAGTTGTTTTCCCACCTCATTCATTACCAACGGATAATCAACATTCAGTACAAGTGATTATACAAAATGGCAATTCCGGGGTTTGTCCTGATGGTCAAGCCATTTGGTTTAGTAGTACAGTCGAACAGGATTTGAGCCGTGCTAAAGTTGATTTAGAATCtgcttttgaaaaaatggaGACATCATTATTAAGAGAAAGTTcagaagaaattgttaatgATATATTaggtgataataataataataataataatgattttgttaTGAATGCTCAAGGCACTACTACCCCAGTATTAgttaattcatttaaattaggttcatcattaattaattttgttcctaaagataaattggaaattgttTGTAAATTAGGATACGTTGAAAAAACTTTTATTAATCCTGATTTAtccaatattttcaaaccaactaaaaccaataatattgtttataaagatgttgaagatgctaataatgaaattatttttactAATATGCCAAGTTCAGAATTAAGTTATGATGGAATTATAACTGATGTTAAATCTATATATCAAAGAATTACTGGGACCACTGATGATTTctttgatgttgattttgaagatgaagaagatgaatatGATAGAAATAATCAACCAGTAGTTCAACCAAAAAGAAGTTCAGTTGTTGGTGGgattgttggtggtggatCCATTACTAGTCTTACTGCTCTTAGAGAACAacataatgaaaataatcatAGTGATAATGCAATTGAtagtgatgaagatgaagatgaagatataAATGATATGAATGATAtgaatgataatgaagaagaagatgatcATGGAAGGGGTCCAGAACCTTTTGGTGCTGATGAAATGGAACTCTAA